A part of Zonotrichia leucophrys gambelii isolate GWCS_2022_RI chromosome 7, RI_Zleu_2.0, whole genome shotgun sequence genomic DNA contains:
- the FIGN gene encoding fidgetin isoform X1 encodes MLHLKKDGIEEKRLKDSSWGLKMQWTPEHAQWPEQHFDITSTTRSPAHKVEAYRGHLQRTYQYAWANDDISALTASNLLKKYAEKYSGILEGPAERPILSNYSEAPSGLVNGRKNESEPWQPSLNSESVYPMNCVPDVITASKAGVSAALPPADVSASIGSSPGVASNLAEPSYSSSTCGSHTVPSLHSGLPSQEYATGYNGSYLHTSYSGQPAPALPSPHPSPLHSSGLLQPPPPPPPPALVPGYNGTSNLSSYSYPSASYPPQTAVGPGYSPGGAPPPSAYLPSGIPAPTPLPPTTVPSYSYQGHGLTPIAPSALTNSSASSLKRKAFYMAGQGEMDSSYGNYSYGQQRSTQSPMYRMPDNSISNANRGNGFDRSAETSSLAFKPTKQLMSSEQQRKFSSQSSRALTPPSYSTAKNSLGSRSSDSFGKYSSPVMNEHGDEHRQLLPHPMQGPGLRAATSSNHSVDEQLKNTDTHLIDLVTNEIINQGPPVDWSDIAGLDLVKAVIKEEVLWPVLRSDAFNGLTALPRSILLFGPRGTGKTLMGRCIASQLGATFFKITGSGLVTKWLGEGEKIVHASFLVARCRQPSVIFVSDIDMLLSSQVSEEHSPVSRMRTEFLMQLDTVLTSAEDQIVVICATSKPEEIDESLRRYFMKRLLIPLPDSTARHQIIVQLLSQHNYCLNDKEVALLVQRTEGFSGLDVAHLCQEAVVGPLHAMPATDLSAIMPSQLRPVTYQDFENAFCKIQPSISQKELDTYVEWNKMFGCSQ; translated from the coding sequence GCTTGAAGATGCAGTGGACGCCGGAGCATGCCCAGTGGCCAGAACAGCACTTCGATATCACTTCAACCACCCGGTCCCCAGCCCACAAGGTGGAAGCCTACCGGGGGCACCTGCAGCGCACGTACCAGTACGCCTGGGCCAACGACGACATCTCGGCTCTGACCGCCTCCAACCTTCTGAAAAAGTATGCAGAAAAGTATTCCGGGATTTTGGAAGGCCCGGCCGAGCGACCCATTCTCAGCAATTACTCTGaagctccctcagggctggtGAATGGTCGGAAGAATGAGAGTGAGCCTTGGCAGCCATCCTTGAACTCGGAGAGCGTGTATCCCATGAACTGTGTCCCAGATGTCATCACCGCCAGCAAAGCTGGGGTAAGTGCAGCCCTCCCTCCCGCAGATGTCTCAGCCAGCATCGGGAGCTCTCCTGGGGTGGCCAGTAACCTGGCTGAACCCAGTTactccagcagcacctgtggaAGTCACACAGTTCCCAGTCTTCATTCAGGGCTCCCATCTCAGGAATATGCCACAGGATACAATGGCTCATATTTGCATACCAGTTACAGCGGCCAGCCAGCACCTGCACTTCCATCCCCTCATCCATCCCCCTTGCACAGCTCGGGACTTTTACAACCCCCACCACCGCCACCACCACCAGCCCTCGTCCCTGGCTACAACGGGACCTCCAATCTCTCCAGTTACAGCTACCCTTCCGCCAGTTATCCTCCTCAAACTGCTGTTGGCCCTGGGtacagccctgggggtgccccGCCACCCTCGGCTTACCTGCCTTCAGGAATCCCTGCTCCAACCCCTCTGCCCCCAACCACTGTCCCCAGCTACTCCTACCAGGGCCACGGTCTGACGCCAATCGCGCCGTCTGCCCTGACAAACAGTTCAGCCAGCTCTCTCAAAAGGAAAGCTTTCTACATggcagggcaaggagaaatgGACTCCAGTTATGGAAATTACAGCTATGGCCAACAGAGATCTACACAGAGTCCAATGTATCGAATGCCAGACAACAGCATTTCAAATGCAAACAGAGGGAATGGTTTTGACAGAAGTGCTGAAACATCATCCTTAGCATTTAAGCCAACGAAGCAGCTAATGTCCTCTGAACAGCAAAGGAAATTCAGTAGCCAGTCCAGTAGGGCTCTAACACCCCCATCCTATAGTACTGCTAAAAACTCACTGGGTTCGAGATCAAGTGACTCGTTTGGGAAGTATAGCTCCCCAGTAATGAATGAGCACGGTGAcgagcacaggcagctcctccctcaCCCAATGCAAGGCCCGGGACTTCGTGCAGCTACCTCATCCAACCACTCTGTGGACGAGCAACTGAAGAATACTGACACACACCTCATTGACCTTGTTACCAATGAGATTATCAACCAAGGACCTCCCGTGGACTGGAGCGACATTGCTGGCCTAGATCTAGTAAAGGCCGTCATTAAGGAGGAGGTTTTATGGCCAGTATTGAGGTCAGATGCATTCAATGGACTGACTGCTCTACCTCGGAGCATCCTTTTATTTGGACCTCGGGGAACAGGCAAAACATTAATGGGCAGATGTATAGCTAGTCAGCTGGGGGCCACGTTTTTCAAAATCACTGGCTCTGGCCTTGTCACAAAGTGGTtaggggaaggagaaaaaattgtCCATGCCTCCTTCCTCGTGGCAAGGTGTCGCCAACCCTCGGTGATTTTTGTTAGTGACATTGACATGCTCCTTTCCTCTCAAGTGAGTGAAGAACATAGTCCAGTAAGTCGGATGAGAACCGAGTTCCTTATGCAGCTGGACACTGTACTGACTTCTGCTGAGGACCAAATAGTAGTAATTTGCGCCACGAGTAAACCAGAAGAAATTGATGAATCTCTTCGAAGGTACTTCATGAAACGACTTTTAATCCCACTTCCTGACAGCACAGCGAGACACCAGATAATAGTACAACTGCTCTCACAGCACAATTACTGTCTCAATGACAAGGAGGTTGCACTGCTTGTCCAGCGCACAGAAGGCTTTTCTGGACTAGATGTGGCTCACTTGTGTCAGGAAGCCGTGGTGGGCCCACTCCATGCCATGCCAGCCACAGACCTTTCAGCCATTATGCCCAGCCAGTTGAGGCCAGTTACATATCAAGACTTTGAAAATGCTTTCTGCAAGATACAGCCTAGCATATCTCAAAAAGAGCTTGATACATACGTTGAATGGAACAAAATGTTTGGTTGCAGTCAGTGa
- the FIGN gene encoding fidgetin isoform X3 yields MQWTPEHAQWPEQHFDITSTTRSPAHKVEAYRGHLQRTYQYAWANDDISALTASNLLKKYAEKYSGILEGPAERPILSNYSEAPSGLVNGRKNESEPWQPSLNSESVYPMNCVPDVITASKAGVSAALPPADVSASIGSSPGVASNLAEPSYSSSTCGSHTVPSLHSGLPSQEYATGYNGSYLHTSYSGQPAPALPSPHPSPLHSSGLLQPPPPPPPPALVPGYNGTSNLSSYSYPSASYPPQTAVGPGYSPGGAPPPSAYLPSGIPAPTPLPPTTVPSYSYQGHGLTPIAPSALTNSSASSLKRKAFYMAGQGEMDSSYGNYSYGQQRSTQSPMYRMPDNSISNANRGNGFDRSAETSSLAFKPTKQLMSSEQQRKFSSQSSRALTPPSYSTAKNSLGSRSSDSFGKYSSPVMNEHGDEHRQLLPHPMQGPGLRAATSSNHSVDEQLKNTDTHLIDLVTNEIINQGPPVDWSDIAGLDLVKAVIKEEVLWPVLRSDAFNGLTALPRSILLFGPRGTGKTLMGRCIASQLGATFFKITGSGLVTKWLGEGEKIVHASFLVARCRQPSVIFVSDIDMLLSSQVSEEHSPVSRMRTEFLMQLDTVLTSAEDQIVVICATSKPEEIDESLRRYFMKRLLIPLPDSTARHQIIVQLLSQHNYCLNDKEVALLVQRTEGFSGLDVAHLCQEAVVGPLHAMPATDLSAIMPSQLRPVTYQDFENAFCKIQPSISQKELDTYVEWNKMFGCSQ; encoded by the coding sequence ATGCAGTGGACGCCGGAGCATGCCCAGTGGCCAGAACAGCACTTCGATATCACTTCAACCACCCGGTCCCCAGCCCACAAGGTGGAAGCCTACCGGGGGCACCTGCAGCGCACGTACCAGTACGCCTGGGCCAACGACGACATCTCGGCTCTGACCGCCTCCAACCTTCTGAAAAAGTATGCAGAAAAGTATTCCGGGATTTTGGAAGGCCCGGCCGAGCGACCCATTCTCAGCAATTACTCTGaagctccctcagggctggtGAATGGTCGGAAGAATGAGAGTGAGCCTTGGCAGCCATCCTTGAACTCGGAGAGCGTGTATCCCATGAACTGTGTCCCAGATGTCATCACCGCCAGCAAAGCTGGGGTAAGTGCAGCCCTCCCTCCCGCAGATGTCTCAGCCAGCATCGGGAGCTCTCCTGGGGTGGCCAGTAACCTGGCTGAACCCAGTTactccagcagcacctgtggaAGTCACACAGTTCCCAGTCTTCATTCAGGGCTCCCATCTCAGGAATATGCCACAGGATACAATGGCTCATATTTGCATACCAGTTACAGCGGCCAGCCAGCACCTGCACTTCCATCCCCTCATCCATCCCCCTTGCACAGCTCGGGACTTTTACAACCCCCACCACCGCCACCACCACCAGCCCTCGTCCCTGGCTACAACGGGACCTCCAATCTCTCCAGTTACAGCTACCCTTCCGCCAGTTATCCTCCTCAAACTGCTGTTGGCCCTGGGtacagccctgggggtgccccGCCACCCTCGGCTTACCTGCCTTCAGGAATCCCTGCTCCAACCCCTCTGCCCCCAACCACTGTCCCCAGCTACTCCTACCAGGGCCACGGTCTGACGCCAATCGCGCCGTCTGCCCTGACAAACAGTTCAGCCAGCTCTCTCAAAAGGAAAGCTTTCTACATggcagggcaaggagaaatgGACTCCAGTTATGGAAATTACAGCTATGGCCAACAGAGATCTACACAGAGTCCAATGTATCGAATGCCAGACAACAGCATTTCAAATGCAAACAGAGGGAATGGTTTTGACAGAAGTGCTGAAACATCATCCTTAGCATTTAAGCCAACGAAGCAGCTAATGTCCTCTGAACAGCAAAGGAAATTCAGTAGCCAGTCCAGTAGGGCTCTAACACCCCCATCCTATAGTACTGCTAAAAACTCACTGGGTTCGAGATCAAGTGACTCGTTTGGGAAGTATAGCTCCCCAGTAATGAATGAGCACGGTGAcgagcacaggcagctcctccctcaCCCAATGCAAGGCCCGGGACTTCGTGCAGCTACCTCATCCAACCACTCTGTGGACGAGCAACTGAAGAATACTGACACACACCTCATTGACCTTGTTACCAATGAGATTATCAACCAAGGACCTCCCGTGGACTGGAGCGACATTGCTGGCCTAGATCTAGTAAAGGCCGTCATTAAGGAGGAGGTTTTATGGCCAGTATTGAGGTCAGATGCATTCAATGGACTGACTGCTCTACCTCGGAGCATCCTTTTATTTGGACCTCGGGGAACAGGCAAAACATTAATGGGCAGATGTATAGCTAGTCAGCTGGGGGCCACGTTTTTCAAAATCACTGGCTCTGGCCTTGTCACAAAGTGGTtaggggaaggagaaaaaattgtCCATGCCTCCTTCCTCGTGGCAAGGTGTCGCCAACCCTCGGTGATTTTTGTTAGTGACATTGACATGCTCCTTTCCTCTCAAGTGAGTGAAGAACATAGTCCAGTAAGTCGGATGAGAACCGAGTTCCTTATGCAGCTGGACACTGTACTGACTTCTGCTGAGGACCAAATAGTAGTAATTTGCGCCACGAGTAAACCAGAAGAAATTGATGAATCTCTTCGAAGGTACTTCATGAAACGACTTTTAATCCCACTTCCTGACAGCACAGCGAGACACCAGATAATAGTACAACTGCTCTCACAGCACAATTACTGTCTCAATGACAAGGAGGTTGCACTGCTTGTCCAGCGCACAGAAGGCTTTTCTGGACTAGATGTGGCTCACTTGTGTCAGGAAGCCGTGGTGGGCCCACTCCATGCCATGCCAGCCACAGACCTTTCAGCCATTATGCCCAGCCAGTTGAGGCCAGTTACATATCAAGACTTTGAAAATGCTTTCTGCAAGATACAGCCTAGCATATCTCAAAAAGAGCTTGATACATACGTTGAATGGAACAAAATGTTTGGTTGCAGTCAGTGa
- the FIGN gene encoding fidgetin isoform X2: MISSTSVYGLKMQWTPEHAQWPEQHFDITSTTRSPAHKVEAYRGHLQRTYQYAWANDDISALTASNLLKKYAEKYSGILEGPAERPILSNYSEAPSGLVNGRKNESEPWQPSLNSESVYPMNCVPDVITASKAGVSAALPPADVSASIGSSPGVASNLAEPSYSSSTCGSHTVPSLHSGLPSQEYATGYNGSYLHTSYSGQPAPALPSPHPSPLHSSGLLQPPPPPPPPALVPGYNGTSNLSSYSYPSASYPPQTAVGPGYSPGGAPPPSAYLPSGIPAPTPLPPTTVPSYSYQGHGLTPIAPSALTNSSASSLKRKAFYMAGQGEMDSSYGNYSYGQQRSTQSPMYRMPDNSISNANRGNGFDRSAETSSLAFKPTKQLMSSEQQRKFSSQSSRALTPPSYSTAKNSLGSRSSDSFGKYSSPVMNEHGDEHRQLLPHPMQGPGLRAATSSNHSVDEQLKNTDTHLIDLVTNEIINQGPPVDWSDIAGLDLVKAVIKEEVLWPVLRSDAFNGLTALPRSILLFGPRGTGKTLMGRCIASQLGATFFKITGSGLVTKWLGEGEKIVHASFLVARCRQPSVIFVSDIDMLLSSQVSEEHSPVSRMRTEFLMQLDTVLTSAEDQIVVICATSKPEEIDESLRRYFMKRLLIPLPDSTARHQIIVQLLSQHNYCLNDKEVALLVQRTEGFSGLDVAHLCQEAVVGPLHAMPATDLSAIMPSQLRPVTYQDFENAFCKIQPSISQKELDTYVEWNKMFGCSQ, from the coding sequence GCTTGAAGATGCAGTGGACGCCGGAGCATGCCCAGTGGCCAGAACAGCACTTCGATATCACTTCAACCACCCGGTCCCCAGCCCACAAGGTGGAAGCCTACCGGGGGCACCTGCAGCGCACGTACCAGTACGCCTGGGCCAACGACGACATCTCGGCTCTGACCGCCTCCAACCTTCTGAAAAAGTATGCAGAAAAGTATTCCGGGATTTTGGAAGGCCCGGCCGAGCGACCCATTCTCAGCAATTACTCTGaagctccctcagggctggtGAATGGTCGGAAGAATGAGAGTGAGCCTTGGCAGCCATCCTTGAACTCGGAGAGCGTGTATCCCATGAACTGTGTCCCAGATGTCATCACCGCCAGCAAAGCTGGGGTAAGTGCAGCCCTCCCTCCCGCAGATGTCTCAGCCAGCATCGGGAGCTCTCCTGGGGTGGCCAGTAACCTGGCTGAACCCAGTTactccagcagcacctgtggaAGTCACACAGTTCCCAGTCTTCATTCAGGGCTCCCATCTCAGGAATATGCCACAGGATACAATGGCTCATATTTGCATACCAGTTACAGCGGCCAGCCAGCACCTGCACTTCCATCCCCTCATCCATCCCCCTTGCACAGCTCGGGACTTTTACAACCCCCACCACCGCCACCACCACCAGCCCTCGTCCCTGGCTACAACGGGACCTCCAATCTCTCCAGTTACAGCTACCCTTCCGCCAGTTATCCTCCTCAAACTGCTGTTGGCCCTGGGtacagccctgggggtgccccGCCACCCTCGGCTTACCTGCCTTCAGGAATCCCTGCTCCAACCCCTCTGCCCCCAACCACTGTCCCCAGCTACTCCTACCAGGGCCACGGTCTGACGCCAATCGCGCCGTCTGCCCTGACAAACAGTTCAGCCAGCTCTCTCAAAAGGAAAGCTTTCTACATggcagggcaaggagaaatgGACTCCAGTTATGGAAATTACAGCTATGGCCAACAGAGATCTACACAGAGTCCAATGTATCGAATGCCAGACAACAGCATTTCAAATGCAAACAGAGGGAATGGTTTTGACAGAAGTGCTGAAACATCATCCTTAGCATTTAAGCCAACGAAGCAGCTAATGTCCTCTGAACAGCAAAGGAAATTCAGTAGCCAGTCCAGTAGGGCTCTAACACCCCCATCCTATAGTACTGCTAAAAACTCACTGGGTTCGAGATCAAGTGACTCGTTTGGGAAGTATAGCTCCCCAGTAATGAATGAGCACGGTGAcgagcacaggcagctcctccctcaCCCAATGCAAGGCCCGGGACTTCGTGCAGCTACCTCATCCAACCACTCTGTGGACGAGCAACTGAAGAATACTGACACACACCTCATTGACCTTGTTACCAATGAGATTATCAACCAAGGACCTCCCGTGGACTGGAGCGACATTGCTGGCCTAGATCTAGTAAAGGCCGTCATTAAGGAGGAGGTTTTATGGCCAGTATTGAGGTCAGATGCATTCAATGGACTGACTGCTCTACCTCGGAGCATCCTTTTATTTGGACCTCGGGGAACAGGCAAAACATTAATGGGCAGATGTATAGCTAGTCAGCTGGGGGCCACGTTTTTCAAAATCACTGGCTCTGGCCTTGTCACAAAGTGGTtaggggaaggagaaaaaattgtCCATGCCTCCTTCCTCGTGGCAAGGTGTCGCCAACCCTCGGTGATTTTTGTTAGTGACATTGACATGCTCCTTTCCTCTCAAGTGAGTGAAGAACATAGTCCAGTAAGTCGGATGAGAACCGAGTTCCTTATGCAGCTGGACACTGTACTGACTTCTGCTGAGGACCAAATAGTAGTAATTTGCGCCACGAGTAAACCAGAAGAAATTGATGAATCTCTTCGAAGGTACTTCATGAAACGACTTTTAATCCCACTTCCTGACAGCACAGCGAGACACCAGATAATAGTACAACTGCTCTCACAGCACAATTACTGTCTCAATGACAAGGAGGTTGCACTGCTTGTCCAGCGCACAGAAGGCTTTTCTGGACTAGATGTGGCTCACTTGTGTCAGGAAGCCGTGGTGGGCCCACTCCATGCCATGCCAGCCACAGACCTTTCAGCCATTATGCCCAGCCAGTTGAGGCCAGTTACATATCAAGACTTTGAAAATGCTTTCTGCAAGATACAGCCTAGCATATCTCAAAAAGAGCTTGATACATACGTTGAATGGAACAAAATGTTTGGTTGCAGTCAGTGa